From a single Callithrix jacchus isolate 240 chromosome 5, calJac240_pri, whole genome shotgun sequence genomic region:
- the DEFB118 gene encoding defensin beta 118, which yields MKPLLLALSMLVLLPQVIPAYSGEKKCWNKSGHCRKQCKDGEAVRETCKNLRVCCIPSYEDRKQVPTTSSTPLSDSSPGSMDDILTVKFTTDYFEVSSKKDVVEESESGWGTQTSLPNVPHSS from the exons ATGAAACCCCTGCTGCTGGCTCTTTCAATGCTTGTGCTCCTACCCCAAGTGATCCCAG CCTATAGTGGTGAAAAAAAATGCTGGAACAAATCAGGGCACTGCAGGAAACAATGCAAAGATGGAGAAGCAGTGAGGgaaacatgcaaaaatcttcgtGTCTGCTGCATTCCATCCTATGAAGACCGCAAGCAAGTTCCTACGACATCTTCCACACCCTTGAGTGATTCATCACCAGGAAGTATGGATGATATTTTAACAGTAAAATTCACTACAGACTACTTTGAAGTAAGCAGCAAGAAAGACGTGGTTGAAGAGTCTGAGTCAGGATGGGGAACTCAGACCTCTCTCCCAAATGTTCCCCATAGCTCATGA